From the genome of Streptomyces sp. NBC_01317, one region includes:
- the ppk2 gene encoding polyphosphate kinase 2: MESELPKDGDRPLLDGLTVDDRRPEQPVLLDGQGRAVRTWRENYPYDRKVGRAEYDRSKRVLQIELLKLQRWVKDTGQRIVVVCEGRDAAGKGGTIQRFTERLNPRGARVVALEKPTEREAGQWYFQRYVAHLPSAGEIVFFDRSWYNRAGVERVMGFCTPDEYRQFLQQAPLFERMLTEDGVLLVKFWFSVSRAEQRTRFAIRQIDPVRQWKLSPTDLASLDLWDEYTAAKIDMFRATDTAAAPWTVVKSNDKKRGRLEAMRSLLRRFDYANKDEKVVGEPDPLIVGPADTLLEPGEESTDLSPTPLADRIEGPGDHPSE, encoded by the coding sequence ATGGAATCGGAACTTCCGAAGGACGGCGACCGTCCTCTGCTCGACGGCCTCACCGTGGACGACCGGCGCCCCGAGCAGCCGGTGCTGCTCGACGGCCAGGGGCGGGCCGTCCGGACGTGGCGCGAGAACTACCCGTACGACCGCAAGGTGGGGCGGGCGGAGTACGACCGGTCCAAGCGTGTCCTCCAGATCGAGCTGCTCAAGCTCCAGCGGTGGGTCAAGGACACCGGCCAGCGCATAGTCGTGGTGTGCGAGGGACGGGACGCGGCCGGCAAGGGCGGCACGATCCAGCGGTTCACCGAGCGGCTCAACCCCCGTGGGGCCCGGGTGGTCGCCCTGGAGAAGCCGACCGAACGCGAAGCCGGCCAGTGGTACTTCCAGCGGTACGTCGCCCACCTCCCGTCCGCCGGGGAGATCGTCTTCTTCGACCGCTCCTGGTACAACCGGGCGGGCGTGGAGCGCGTGATGGGCTTCTGCACGCCCGACGAGTACCGGCAATTCCTCCAGCAGGCCCCGCTGTTCGAGCGGATGCTCACCGAGGACGGCGTCCTGCTGGTGAAGTTCTGGTTCTCGGTCTCCCGTGCGGAGCAGCGCACCCGGTTCGCGATCCGCCAGATCGATCCCGTACGGCAGTGGAAGCTGTCGCCGACCGATCTCGCCTCGCTGGACCTCTGGGACGAGTACACGGCCGCGAAGATCGACATGTTCCGGGCGACCGACACGGCGGCGGCGCCCTGGACGGTAGTGAAGAGCAACGACAAGAAGCGCGGCCGGCTGGAGGCGATGCGCAGTCTGCTCCGGCGTTTCGACTACGCGAACAAGGACGAGAAGGTGGTCGGGGAGCCGGATCCGCTGATCGTGGGCCCGGCGGACACCCTGCTGGAGCCGGGGGAGGAGAGCACGGACCTCTCGCCCACCCCGCTCGCCGACCGCATAGAAGGACCGGGCGACCATCCGTCCGAATGA
- a CDS encoding DUF2267 domain-containing protein, protein MTRRESTQRAPMTTYGQLLEKVRYDGVYPTRRRAEEALRAVLPVLGRQLTDEGRAVLAGCLPVEASELLAAEASAPAMEPLTDRDFVEDVAHRTGSAYAVACWDTETVLTNLAALTGPVLLPRLLVQLPASYAPLFGRTPHAQAA, encoded by the coding sequence ATGACCCGCCGCGAGTCGACTCAGCGCGCCCCCATGACGACGTACGGACAGCTGCTGGAGAAGGTCCGGTACGACGGTGTCTACCCCACCCGCCGGCGCGCCGAGGAAGCCCTGCGAGCCGTGCTCCCCGTTCTCGGCCGGCAGCTGACGGATGAGGGCCGCGCCGTTCTCGCCGGCTGCCTTCCGGTCGAGGCCTCCGAACTGCTCGCCGCCGAGGCGTCCGCGCCCGCCATGGAGCCGCTCACCGACCGGGACTTCGTCGAAGACGTCGCCCACCGGACCGGCTCCGCCTACGCCGTCGCCTGCTGGGACACCGAGACCGTTCTCACCAACCTCGCCGCCCTCACCGGCCCTGTCCTCCTCCCGCGCCTCCTGGTCCAGCTCCCCGCCAGCTACGCCCCGCTGTTCGGACGGACCCCGCACGCCCAGGCCGCCTGA
- a CDS encoding TetR/AcrR family transcriptional regulator, translating to MNDQVKDGAAARSRALDAAEQLFYGRGIQTVGMDDIRGASGVSLKRLYQLFPAKEQLVEAYLERRDLVWRRRLADRVDQESDPRARVLAVFDHLHAWFGEPDFRGCAWINAYGELGATSPRVAAQARTHQTAFLRYLEGLAADAGLPASTAGQLLLLAEGAMVTAGISGTPEPALQAREAAALLTAAADR from the coding sequence GTGAATGATCAGGTGAAGGACGGGGCGGCGGCCAGGTCGCGGGCGCTGGACGCCGCTGAGCAGCTGTTCTACGGCCGGGGCATCCAGACCGTCGGCATGGACGACATCCGCGGTGCTTCGGGTGTGTCGCTCAAGCGGCTCTACCAACTCTTCCCGGCCAAGGAGCAGTTGGTCGAGGCCTACCTGGAGCGGCGGGACCTCGTGTGGCGGCGGCGGCTCGCCGACCGCGTGGACCAGGAGAGCGATCCCCGCGCGCGTGTCCTGGCCGTCTTCGACCATCTCCACGCGTGGTTCGGCGAGCCCGATTTCCGGGGCTGCGCCTGGATCAACGCGTACGGGGAACTCGGCGCCACCTCCCCGCGCGTGGCCGCCCAGGCCCGTACGCACCAAACGGCCTTCCTCCGCTACCTGGAGGGGCTGGCGGCCGACGCGGGACTGCCCGCGAGCACGGCCGGCCAGCTGCTGCTCCTCGCCGAGGGCGCCATGGTGACCGCCGGCATCTCCGGGACGCCGGAGCCCGCCCTCCAGGCGCGGGAGGCGGCGGCTCTGCTGACGGCGGCGGCGGACCGCTGA
- a CDS encoding nuclear transport factor 2 family protein, giving the protein MTARPPLPPFTPDTARQKVQAAEDAWNTRDPERVSLAYTEDSRWRNRGTFVTGRPAIVEFLTAKWAHELDYALRKELWAFDGDHIAVRFQYESHDAAGQWWRSYGNELWEFDENGLMARREASINDVAIEESERRIFGPRPEAERGVPFPLR; this is encoded by the coding sequence ATGACCGCCCGACCGCCGCTTCCCCCCTTCACCCCCGACACCGCCAGGCAGAAGGTCCAGGCCGCCGAGGACGCGTGGAACACCCGCGATCCCGAGCGCGTCTCGCTGGCCTATACGGAGGATTCGCGGTGGCGCAACCGCGGCACGTTCGTCACCGGACGGCCCGCCATCGTGGAGTTCCTGACGGCGAAGTGGGCGCACGAGCTGGACTACGCGCTGCGCAAGGAGCTGTGGGCGTTCGACGGCGACCACATCGCCGTGCGTTTCCAGTACGAGAGCCATGACGCGGCGGGTCAGTGGTGGCGCAGCTACGGCAACGAGCTGTGGGAGTTCGACGAGAACGGCCTCATGGCACGCCGGGAGGCCAGCATCAACGACGTGGCCATCGAGGAGAGCGAGCGCCGGATCTTCGGTCCCCGCCCCGAGGCCGAGCGGGGTGTGCCGTTCCCACTGCGGTGA
- a CDS encoding CGNR zinc finger domain-containing protein → MSKQPVLSAPTASGSPHDSGASFVGGHPVLDFANTVAWRLDPARIADRVQGAEAWARWAVAAGLLTADRAEALLRTDRVDSVPGEAAIAALRDLRATLWPVLDALVDNEEPPAGEWEALRGVLVLAREDAALLPAFPLRWQSGTDRLDGLRHALALRAEDLLSGDGVDRVRRCEGPGCGWFFLDRSRSGTRRWCSSQDCGNRDRARRHYSRSRQH, encoded by the coding sequence ATGAGCAAGCAACCTGTTCTCAGCGCTCCCACCGCCTCGGGAAGCCCTCACGACTCCGGCGCGTCATTCGTGGGCGGCCACCCGGTCCTCGACTTCGCCAACACCGTTGCCTGGCGCCTGGACCCCGCCCGCATCGCCGACCGTGTCCAGGGCGCGGAGGCGTGGGCGCGCTGGGCCGTCGCCGCCGGACTGCTCACCGCCGACCGCGCGGAGGCGCTGCTCCGTACCGACAGGGTGGACTCCGTGCCCGGAGAGGCCGCGATCGCGGCGCTCAGGGACCTGCGCGCCACGCTCTGGCCGGTGTTGGACGCCCTCGTCGACAACGAGGAGCCTCCTGCCGGGGAGTGGGAGGCACTGCGCGGGGTGCTGGTGCTGGCCCGCGAGGACGCCGCCCTGCTCCCCGCCTTCCCTCTGCGGTGGCAGTCCGGTACGGACCGTCTCGACGGCCTCCGCCACGCGCTGGCGCTGCGGGCGGAGGACCTGCTGAGCGGGGACGGCGTGGACCGGGTCCGGCGTTGTGAGGGACCGGGATGCGGGTGGTTCTTCCTCGACCGCTCCCGGAGCGGGACCCGGCGCTGGTGCAGCTCGCAGGACTGCGGCAACCGGGACCGCGCGAGACGCCACTACTCCCGCAGCCGGCAGCACTGA
- a CDS encoding glutamate--cysteine ligase — protein MGRDLPQGDFTDEDAVRFAARLRASLGLLDGLLSSPGFGDEERTIGAELEMFLVTPDGVPVPRNEEVRAAATDPRLVLEVNRYNLEANLTPVPLRSRPFSALHDEAAALLDVVREAGAGYGAEPYCAGILPTLRPRDLTRRNVSARRRYALLDDALGRERRGLRVTGEQRYRMRSDTICAQGAASSWQVHLTVRPEEFTRVHNAAQLMTAPVLAVAANSPLLMGRRVWDETRIPWYEQAFGQHRRRVVPADRRSGFGQDWLGGDVRELIEASVSRYAPLMPFNSEGPWGRPDRPGGLPALEELRLHLGTLWWWNRLVYDPAGAGHLRIELRALPSGPTPADMVANTALLTGLVLDRAAREPRSELPFALARENFYTAARDGMAARLWWPSGSAAPVRVTARDLVGALLPRAAAGLAGAGVADDEVQRWLGVVDARVRAGRSGAHWQRRAHRVLGSDTATARHYLKLSATGAPVHSWPAPQPAVGAKAKVGTAKPPGD, from the coding sequence ATGGGACGTGATCTTCCGCAGGGCGACTTCACCGATGAAGACGCTGTGCGGTTCGCGGCGCGGTTGCGCGCCTCGCTCGGTCTCCTCGACGGGCTCCTCTCCTCGCCCGGCTTCGGGGACGAGGAAAGGACGATCGGCGCCGAGCTGGAGATGTTCCTGGTGACGCCGGACGGTGTCCCCGTCCCCCGGAACGAGGAGGTGCGTGCTGCGGCCACCGACCCCCGCCTCGTCCTGGAGGTCAACCGCTACAACCTGGAGGCCAACCTCACCCCTGTTCCCCTCCGCTCCCGTCCGTTCTCCGCACTCCACGACGAGGCCGCGGCCCTGCTGGACGTGGTGCGCGAGGCGGGTGCCGGGTACGGAGCCGAGCCGTACTGCGCAGGCATCCTGCCGACGTTACGCCCCCGCGACCTGACGCGGCGCAACGTGTCCGCCAGGCGCCGGTACGCGCTGCTCGACGACGCGCTGGGGAGAGAACGGCGCGGACTGCGCGTCACCGGGGAGCAGCGGTACCGGATGCGCTCCGACACGATCTGCGCGCAGGGCGCCGCCAGTTCCTGGCAGGTCCATCTCACCGTACGGCCCGAGGAGTTCACCCGGGTCCACAACGCCGCCCAGCTCATGACGGCGCCCGTCCTCGCCGTCGCCGCCAACTCGCCGCTGCTGATGGGCAGACGGGTGTGGGACGAGACCCGGATCCCCTGGTACGAGCAGGCCTTCGGCCAGCACCGGCGCCGGGTCGTTCCGGCGGACCGGCGTTCCGGCTTCGGCCAGGACTGGCTGGGCGGGGACGTACGGGAACTGATCGAGGCGTCGGTGAGCCGGTACGCGCCGCTGATGCCGTTCAACTCGGAGGGGCCCTGGGGCCGGCCCGACCGGCCCGGCGGTCTGCCGGCGCTGGAGGAGCTGCGGCTGCATCTGGGCACCCTGTGGTGGTGGAACCGCCTGGTCTACGACCCGGCCGGGGCCGGGCACCTGCGGATCGAACTGCGCGCGCTGCCGTCGGGCCCGACGCCCGCCGACATGGTGGCCAACACCGCGCTGCTGACCGGGCTGGTCCTCGACCGCGCCGCACGCGAACCCCGCTCCGAACTCCCCTTCGCGCTCGCGCGGGAGAACTTCTACACCGCGGCCCGCGACGGCATGGCGGCCCGCCTGTGGTGGCCGTCCGGCTCGGCGGCGCCTGTCCGGGTGACCGCCCGTGACCTGGTGGGGGCGCTGCTGCCGCGGGCCGCCGCGGGGCTGGCGGGCGCCGGGGTCGCGGACGACGAGGTGCAGCGGTGGCTGGGGGTGGTGGACGCTCGTGTACGGGCGGGGCGTTCGGGGGCCCATTGGCAACGCCGGGCCCATCGTGTGCTCGGCTCGGACACCGCGACGGCCCGCCACTACCTGAAGCTGAGCGCGACCGGCGCCCCGGTCCACAGCTGGCCTGCGCCTCAGCCCGCCGTGGGTGCGAAGGCGAAGGTGGGGACCGCGAAGCCGCCCGGCGATTGA
- a CDS encoding cupin domain-containing protein, translating to MSTVDLAETAAGLPQAWSSRLLGRVGAACVKVLRMDGSPVEEESHAADEALLVLDGRLELEVAGTEVSVRAGELFMVAAGTAHTVRPGSRGTLVIVELPEM from the coding sequence GTGAGCACGGTCGATCTCGCGGAGACGGCAGCCGGTCTGCCACAGGCCTGGAGCTCTCGCCTGCTGGGCAGGGTGGGGGCGGCCTGCGTGAAGGTGCTGCGCATGGACGGGTCGCCGGTCGAGGAAGAGAGCCATGCGGCCGACGAGGCTCTGCTGGTCCTCGACGGCCGGCTGGAACTGGAGGTGGCCGGCACGGAGGTGTCGGTGCGGGCGGGCGAGTTGTTCATGGTGGCGGCGGGAACCGCGCACACGGTCCGCCCCGGCAGCCGGGGCACGTTGGTGATCGTGGAACTGCCCGAGATGTAA
- a CDS encoding GNAT family N-acetyltransferase, whose protein sequence is MDDLVTERLVLHPLSVMEAERVAAGEPDDGDRWAPGYPADGDMVGARRFLTTCAITGDPQPFGAYEIRRREDGRAVGGLGFHGAPDEDRTVTVGYGLIPSAQGLGYASEALRELLRFARSRGITRVDGDADQDNVASHHVMSAAGMGLVSEDEELKYYRITWPEASGVS, encoded by the coding sequence ATGGACGATCTTGTGACAGAGCGGCTGGTACTGCATCCGTTGAGTGTCATGGAGGCCGAGCGGGTGGCCGCGGGGGAGCCGGACGACGGGGACCGGTGGGCGCCGGGCTATCCCGCCGACGGGGACATGGTCGGGGCCAGGCGTTTCCTGACGACCTGCGCGATCACCGGGGATCCGCAGCCGTTCGGTGCGTACGAGATCCGCCGCCGCGAGGACGGCCGGGCGGTGGGCGGGCTCGGCTTCCACGGAGCCCCCGACGAGGACCGTACGGTCACCGTCGGCTACGGCCTGATCCCCTCGGCGCAGGGCCTGGGGTACGCCTCCGAGGCGCTGCGCGAGCTGCTCCGTTTCGCGCGGTCGCGGGGCATCACGCGGGTGGACGGCGACGCGGACCAGGACAACGTCGCGTCCCATCACGTCATGAGCGCGGCGGGGATGGGCCTGGTGTCGGAGGACGAGGAACTCAAGTACTACCGGATCACGTGGCCGGAGGCGTCCGGGGTCTCCTGA
- a CDS encoding AzlC family ABC transporter permease yields the protein MDSLRSAKAAVSPRASFLSGLRTGSGLATASFLLAVSFGAISASQGWGPLAPVICSMIVFSGSAQFALLATLGSGGGLAGAVTSAALINSRFIPMGIAVAGDLRGGRFRRALEGQAVVDGSWAAAHLGGGRFDRHLLFGATAVQWPAWVAGTALGVVVSPDPDLLHRLGLGVLTPALFVGLLFDEVRRERINRLPALLGAVLAAGLVVFLPAGPALVGAALAALVALFRAPAPRLARPEEAEDTEDRNRTEAAGATGQTDEAARPVHSDEEVAP from the coding sequence ATGGACAGTCTCCGATCAGCGAAGGCCGCCGTCTCACCGCGTGCGAGCTTCCTCTCCGGGCTCAGGACCGGGTCCGGGCTGGCGACCGCTTCCTTCCTCCTCGCCGTCAGCTTCGGCGCGATCAGCGCCTCACAGGGCTGGGGACCTCTCGCACCGGTGATCTGCTCGATGATCGTGTTCTCGGGGTCCGCCCAGTTCGCCCTGCTGGCGACCCTGGGCTCGGGCGGCGGCCTCGCCGGCGCCGTGACGTCCGCGGCACTGATCAACAGCCGTTTCATCCCCATGGGCATCGCCGTCGCCGGCGATCTGCGCGGCGGCCGGTTCCGCCGCGCGCTCGAAGGCCAGGCGGTGGTCGACGGGTCATGGGCCGCCGCCCATCTCGGCGGCGGACGGTTCGACCGGCACCTGCTCTTCGGCGCCACCGCGGTCCAGTGGCCCGCCTGGGTCGCGGGCACCGCCCTGGGCGTAGTGGTGTCCCCCGACCCCGATCTCCTGCACCGGCTCGGGCTGGGCGTCCTCACCCCGGCGCTCTTCGTCGGGCTCCTCTTCGACGAAGTCCGCCGGGAACGGATCAACCGGCTTCCGGCCCTGCTCGGCGCCGTACTCGCCGCCGGCCTCGTCGTCTTCCTGCCCGCCGGACCCGCCCTGGTGGGCGCGGCGCTCGCGGCACTCGTCGCTCTCTTCAGGGCACCAGCCCCACGACTCGCCCGACCCGAAGAGGCCGAGGACACCGAAGACAGGAACCGGACGGAAGCGGCAGGAGCAACCGGGCAGACCGATGAGGCAGCGCGACCTGTCCACTCCGACGAAGAGGTCGCGCCATGA
- a CDS encoding universal stress protein has protein sequence MHPSGRPPSNDRRVVVGVNGSLGSLAALHRAAAEARRTGGQLWAVLAWDPPPAEFTQHGYLPSVPLLEACRRAAGLELATALRNAFGNAGPGVPVDGLVSRGTPGRALVQIASREDDLLVVGTGHRGLLHRALFPSVARYCVAHAACPVLTVPPPPLQQELETASRRNALRLPLDARELDGGRISEV, from the coding sequence ATGCACCCATCGGGCAGGCCCCCGTCGAACGACCGGCGTGTGGTGGTGGGGGTGAACGGGTCGCTGGGCAGTCTCGCGGCCCTGCACCGGGCCGCCGCCGAGGCCCGCCGGACGGGCGGGCAGCTGTGGGCCGTACTCGCCTGGGACCCGCCACCCGCCGAATTCACCCAGCACGGCTATCTCCCGTCCGTCCCCCTGCTGGAGGCCTGCCGCCGCGCGGCGGGCCTGGAACTGGCCACGGCCCTGCGGAACGCCTTCGGGAACGCCGGTCCCGGCGTGCCGGTGGACGGACTCGTCAGCCGTGGCACTCCCGGCCGGGCGCTCGTCCAGATCGCCTCGCGCGAGGACGACCTGCTGGTCGTCGGTACGGGCCACCGGGGCCTGCTGCACCGGGCGCTGTTCCCCTCGGTGGCGCGGTACTGCGTCGCCCACGCGGCGTGCCCCGTACTGACGGTGCCGCCCCCGCCGTTGCAGCAGGAGCTGGAGACGGCGAGCAGGCGGAACGCCCTGCGGCTGCCACTCGACGCGCGGGAACTGGACGGCGGCCGGATCTCCGAGGTGTGA
- a CDS encoding AzlD domain-containing protein: MTLWFTIGAVAVLSFTCKAFGPALFGGRVLPPRARSVIALTAPALLAGFIVVDVLGPRWNALDLTVIAGLAVVPLLLWRRAPLPVALVAAVAVTALLRL; the protein is encoded by the coding sequence ATGACCCTCTGGTTCACCATCGGCGCCGTCGCCGTCCTCAGCTTCACCTGCAAAGCCTTCGGCCCCGCGCTCTTCGGCGGGCGCGTACTGCCCCCACGGGCACGGTCGGTGATCGCCCTCACCGCCCCGGCCCTGCTCGCCGGCTTCATCGTCGTGGACGTACTGGGCCCCCGCTGGAACGCCCTGGACCTCACCGTGATCGCCGGACTCGCGGTCGTCCCCCTGCTCCTCTGGCGCAGGGCCCCGCTGCCGGTGGCCCTGGTGGCCGCGGTCGCCGTAACGGCGCTCCTGCGCCTCTAG
- a CDS encoding sensor histidine kinase KdpD, with amino-acid sequence MGHGRRGRLRIYLGAAPGVGKTYAMLSEAHRRVERGTDCVVALVEHHGRPRTEVMLHGLEEIRRRELEYRGTLFTEMDVDAVLERDPAVALVDEMAHSNVPGSRNAKRWQDIEQLLDAGIDVVSTVNIQHLESLGDVVESITGVRQRETVPDEVVRRADQIELVDMSPQALRRRMAHGNIYQPDKLDAALSNYFRPGNLTALRELALLWVADRVDEYLQVYRGEHNIRSTWQARERIVVGITGGPEGRTLIRRAARLAEKGAGGEVLAVYIARSDGLTSASPKELTVQRTLAEDLGGTFHHVVGDDVPHALLDFARGVNATQIVLGSSRRKTWQYVFGPGVGTTVARESGPDLDVHIVTHGEVAKGRGLPAARGARLGRSRIIWGWLAGVAGPALLTLLLNQVAPEVGLANDMLLFLALTVAAALLGGLVPALASAAFGSLLLNYYFTPPLHQLTVANPKNIVAIVIFVAVAVSVASVVDLAARRTHQAARLRAESEILSFLAGSVLRGETTLDALLERVRETFAMESVALLERGGDVEPWTRAGSVGPAPVDRPEDADVDMPVGDHMALALSGRVLPAEDRRVLAAFAAQAAVVLDRQRLVGEAEHARALAEGNRIRTALLAAVSHDLRTPLAGIKASVTSLRSDDVEWSEEDRAELLEGIEDGADRLDNLVGNLLDMSRLQTGTVTPLIREIDLDEVVPMALGGVPDGSVVLDVPEDLPMVAVDPGLLERAVANIVENAVKYSPEGVRVLVTAGTIAGRVELRVVDRGPGVPDDAKDRIFEPFQRHGDAPRGAGVGLGLAVARGFTESMGGTLTAEDTPGGGMTMVLTLRPAANHSPALPDLPATAVS; translated from the coding sequence ATGGGACATGGCAGACGCGGCAGGCTGCGGATCTATCTCGGTGCGGCGCCCGGGGTCGGCAAGACGTACGCGATGCTCTCCGAGGCCCACCGCAGGGTCGAGCGCGGTACGGACTGTGTGGTGGCCCTGGTCGAGCACCACGGCCGGCCGCGTACGGAAGTCATGCTGCACGGCCTGGAGGAGATCCGGCGCCGGGAGCTGGAGTACCGGGGCACGCTGTTCACCGAGATGGACGTCGACGCCGTCCTGGAGCGCGATCCGGCCGTCGCGCTGGTCGACGAGATGGCCCACTCCAACGTCCCCGGCTCCCGCAACGCCAAGCGCTGGCAGGACATCGAGCAACTGCTCGACGCGGGGATCGACGTGGTGTCCACCGTCAACATCCAGCATCTGGAGTCGCTGGGGGACGTGGTCGAGTCGATAACGGGGGTACGGCAGCGGGAGACCGTGCCGGACGAGGTGGTGCGGCGGGCGGACCAGATCGAGCTGGTCGACATGTCCCCGCAGGCGCTGCGGCGCCGCATGGCCCACGGCAACATCTACCAGCCGGACAAACTCGACGCGGCCCTGTCGAACTACTTCCGGCCCGGGAATCTGACCGCGCTGCGTGAGCTGGCGCTGCTCTGGGTGGCGGACCGGGTGGACGAATACCTCCAGGTGTACCGGGGCGAGCACAACATCCGCTCGACCTGGCAGGCGCGTGAGCGGATCGTCGTGGGGATCACGGGCGGGCCCGAGGGCCGTACGCTCATCCGGCGCGCGGCCCGCCTCGCCGAGAAGGGTGCGGGCGGCGAGGTGCTCGCGGTGTACATCGCGCGCAGCGACGGGCTGACCTCCGCCTCCCCGAAGGAGCTGACCGTCCAGCGCACGCTGGCCGAGGATCTCGGCGGCACGTTCCACCACGTCGTCGGGGACGACGTGCCGCACGCGCTGCTCGACTTCGCGCGCGGGGTCAACGCCACGCAGATCGTGCTGGGCTCCAGCCGCCGCAAGACCTGGCAATACGTGTTCGGTCCCGGCGTCGGCACGACCGTCGCCCGGGAGTCGGGCCCCGACCTCGACGTCCACATCGTCACGCACGGTGAGGTCGCGAAGGGGCGCGGTCTGCCGGCCGCCAGGGGGGCGCGCCTGGGCCGCTCCAGGATCATCTGGGGCTGGCTCGCGGGGGTGGCGGGCCCCGCCCTGCTCACCCTGCTGCTCAACCAGGTGGCGCCGGAGGTGGGCCTCGCCAACGACATGCTGCTGTTCCTGGCCCTGACGGTGGCCGCGGCCCTGCTCGGCGGGCTGGTCCCGGCCCTGGCGTCGGCCGCCTTCGGCTCGCTGCTGCTCAACTACTACTTCACGCCACCGCTGCACCAGCTGACCGTCGCCAACCCGAAGAACATCGTCGCCATCGTGATCTTCGTGGCGGTCGCGGTGTCGGTGGCGTCGGTGGTGGACCTGGCGGCCCGCCGTACGCATCAGGCCGCGCGTTTGCGGGCGGAGTCGGAGATCCTGTCGTTCCTGGCGGGCAGTGTGCTGCGGGGGGAGACGACGCTGGACGCGTTGCTGGAGCGGGTACGGGAGACCTTCGCCATGGAGTCGGTCGCCCTCCTGGAGCGCGGCGGGGACGTCGAGCCCTGGACCCGCGCGGGCAGTGTGGGTCCGGCTCCCGTGGACCGCCCGGAGGACGCGGACGTGGACATGCCGGTGGGGGATCACATGGCGCTGGCGCTGTCGGGGCGGGTGCTGCCGGCGGAGGACCGCCGGGTCCTGGCGGCCTTCGCGGCGCAGGCGGCGGTGGTGCTGGACCGGCAGCGGCTGGTGGGGGAGGCGGAGCACGCGCGTGCCTTGGCGGAGGGCAACCGGATCCGTACGGCGTTGCTCGCGGCGGTCAGCCACGACCTGCGGACCCCGCTGGCCGGGATCAAGGCGTCGGTCACCTCCCTGCGCTCCGACGACGTGGAGTGGTCGGAGGAAGACCGGGCGGAACTGCTGGAAGGCATCGAGGACGGCGCCGACCGCCTCGACAACCTGGTGGGGAACCTGCTGGACATGTCGCGGCTCCAGACGGGAACCGTCACCCCCCTGATCCGCGAGATAGACCTCGACGAGGTCGTCCCGATGGCGCTGGGCGGTGTCCCCGACGGCAGCGTCGTCCTGGACGTCCCGGAGGACCTGCCGATGGTGGCCGTCGATCCTGGCCTCCTGGAGCGCGCGGTCGCCAACATCGTGGAGAACGCCGTGAAGTACAGCCCCGAGGGTGTACGGGTGCTGGTCACGGCGGGGACCATCGCCGGCCGGGTGGAGCTGCGGGTGGTGGACCGGGGTCCGGGAGTCCCCGACGACGCCAAGGACCGCATCTTCGAACCCTTCCAGCGCCATGGCGACGCCCCGCGCGGCGCCGGGGTCGGCCTCGGCCTGGCGGTCGCCCGCGGCTTCACGGAGTCGATGGGCGGCACCCTCACCGCCGAGGACACCCCCGGCGGCGGCATGACGATGGTCCTCACCCTGCGCCCGGCGGCGAACCACAGTCCCGCGCTCCCTGACCTCCCGGCGACCGCCGTGTCGTGA